In Fibrobacter sp. UWR4, the genomic stretch TGGGCACTTCCCATGTGCTTCGCGGTGACGAATGGATTTCTTCTACTCCCAAGCACGAACTTTTGTACAAGGCCTTCGGTTGGGAACCTCCTGTATGGTGCCACCTGCCGGTGATTCTGGACAAGAACGGCGGTAAGCTTTCCAAGCGTAAGGGTGCCGCTTCCGTTGGCGACTTCCGGGACCTGGGCTACCTGCCCGAAACTCTGGTGAACTACCTGGCACTCCTGGGCTGGAATCCGGGTGACGACCGCGAAGTCATGAAGCTGCAGGAAATGATCGATGCCTTCAAGCTGGAACGCATCAATCCCAAGTCCGCCATGTTTGACGAAAAGAAACTGCAGTGGATGAACGGCCAGCACATTCACATGTGCGACGACGCTGCCCTCCTTTCCATCATGAAGGAAGGCCTTGCCGCCAAGGGCTTCGACCTCAGTAACGAACGGTCAGCACGTCTCCTGGAAATCGTAAAGAACCTGAAGCCCCGCGCACACTTCGTGCAGGACCTGGCAGAAATGTCCACCTACTTCTTCAAGGCTCCGGAATCCTACGACGAAAAGGGCGCCAAGAAGCACTTCGGTGAAGGCTCCAAGGCCCTCTGCCAGCAGGTTCGCGACATGCTGGCTTCCATCGAAGATTTCAAGACCCCGGTCATTGAAAAGGAGTTCTACGCTCTGGCAGAACGCATCGGCCACAAGGTGGGCGAACTGGTGGGCGCTCCCCGCTTGGCTGTTTCTGGCGTTACCGCTGGTCCTGGCCTGTGGGAACTTTTCGAACTGCTGGGTAAGGAAGAAACCCTGCGCCGTATCGACGTAGCCCTCCCGCTCATGGGATAACAAATAGTGCTTAGTAAACAGTGGTTAGTAAACAGTAACAACTGACCACTGACCACTAACCACTAACCACTAACCACTACCCACTAACCACTCAATCAATGCGAGCTTTTTTCCCTCATAAGTTGTACAATCAGAGGCTGTTCTGCCGCCGTTGCCAGCAGGTGACGGACCACGGCATTTATGCCCGCGAAATGTACACTACCCTTGGAGGGATGGAGGCGAACATCCCGCTGCTGTGTACCTGCAGTGAATGCCAGACCATCTTTGTGGCGTTCTCCAACGAGTTCGTGTTCTGCAGGCCGGAACAGGTTAACCAGGACTACTCCAAGGTCTTTGGCGTGAACCGCATTATTCCGGGGAACTGGCTTTACTTTAAGGGATCGCAGAAACCCTGCGTTGTCAAGAGCGTGTTTCATGCGCCGGACAAGGATGTGGTGAACGTCGTTTACGATAACGGACCGGTCCAGACGGTGGAATGCCCCAAGGTGGAAATCCAGCAGGAAGAGTCCCCCGGCGGCTACCGTCTGTTGCCTGCCCAGAGTGCCCACACTTTGATTGGCGATCACATCTATCACACCATACGAGACCAGTTTGGCGTGGCCGTCGGTCTTGTGTGGGATGGGGAGAAGGATAAGCTGGCGGTGCTCCTGAAGGATGGCATCCTGGTGTTGATTACCTTGCCCGATGCGGTCCAGAACATGCCCAACGATAAAATGCTTGAAATGGTCCGCGGTAAGTTAGCTCAAGTGTTCCCCCAGGACGTAGGCAACATTACGCTTGATTCCAGCCGGGGCATTGTATTCTTGAACGGCTTCACCAAGAACTTGTCCATCAAGCGCGCTATGGTGGCATGCATCAACAGCCTACCTAAGGTTCGTGGCTGCGTAGACTTCGTAAAGATTCAG encodes the following:
- the gltX gene encoding glutamate--tRNA ligase, translated to MCDCCNNKRPVRVRFAPSPTGYLHVGGARTAIYNYFFAKAMGGVFYLRIEDTDRKRYNETALHDLMRDLKWLGLQWDEGPGCEKDCGPYFQSERLHIYNEQIKKLLDSGDAYYCFCTEERLQEVRAAQEKAGVSVTGYDRHCRSISREEAEARIAAGEKAVIRFKVPETGVTEFDDVIRGHIAYQNELLDDLVLIKRDGYPTYHFASVVDDHLMGTSHVLRGDEWISSTPKHELLYKAFGWEPPVWCHLPVILDKNGGKLSKRKGAASVGDFRDLGYLPETLVNYLALLGWNPGDDREVMKLQEMIDAFKLERINPKSAMFDEKKLQWMNGQHIHMCDDAALLSIMKEGLAAKGFDLSNERSARLLEIVKNLKPRAHFVQDLAEMSTYFFKAPESYDEKGAKKHFGEGSKALCQQVRDMLASIEDFKTPVIEKEFYALAERIGHKVGELVGAPRLAVSGVTAGPGLWELFELLGKEETLRRIDVALPLMG
- a CDS encoding BON domain-containing protein — protein: MRAFFPHKLYNQRLFCRRCQQVTDHGIYAREMYTTLGGMEANIPLLCTCSECQTIFVAFSNEFVFCRPEQVNQDYSKVFGVNRIIPGNWLYFKGSQKPCVVKSVFHAPDKDVVNVVYDNGPVQTVECPKVEIQQEESPGGYRLLPAQSAHTLIGDHIYHTIRDQFGVAVGLVWDGEKDKLAVLLKDGILVLITLPDAVQNMPNDKMLEMVRGKLAQVFPQDVGNITLDSSRGIVFLNGFTKNLSIKRAMVACINSLPKVRGCVDFVKIQPEDYATDAQIERFVLTQLEQPSSRLFDYHVTVRAGKVEVDARCAEKYYSKDLENKLAELPGVMDLNCRIERIPDDAMENDLLCKQIEADLALHSMLQDTCIKVSFSQKKFLLEGFVHTTFQKQLASLSVMKRAVTTAVENRLRQI